Part of the Malaclemys terrapin pileata isolate rMalTer1 chromosome 17, rMalTer1.hap1, whole genome shotgun sequence genome, CCCTTCCTTCCTGGCTGGGAAAAGCATGCAGGAGCACTGCTCTGTATTACTGCCACGTTATAGAACGATTTCCAAACACTTTACACATGCACAACAGGAGAGCACGTTAAAAGAtcagaaagggaagagaaaaaacacaGCAGAAGATGATAGAGCCACTTACATTTTTTCAGCGCTCTCTGATAGCGCCTTCCTTGGACATGACGCAGCACATGCTCTGGAAGCCTGTTGATGTGCCTGAGAGTGAGCTTGCAAAACAGCTGATGGCTAGAGAATAAAAAACAGACACACCGTTTAATAAAGTTATTATATAAAAGAAATGAGTCTTTCACCTTTAAGTGGCTAGTTCAGAGTCAATAGCTGCTTTATAAATGCTTTCTCAGCCCACTGAATGGATACCCACTTAAACACTCAGGCATCACTCCCCTACTGGGCATGCAATTAACATTAGCAAGAGCTCCACGTGAACATTAAGGAAAAAACAGACACGCACGGATTCTTGGTACTGGGCACAATGTGTGGCTCGAATTCGCTGTAGTCAAATGCTCTTGCTGTTTTTATCAGTCTCAGATACTTCTTGCCACTCGTATAAGCTTGCAGCTCTGGCATCCGACATGGCAGCTCGTGACCTGTCAACCTGCATTTCACCTGAGCAGCCaaaaaggagagaagaaaacAGCCTATTGGAGCAGTGCAAGGGCTTCTGTGATACTCTGGCTCTTACCAGGCTAGGCATAAAGgtctctccctccacctccctggCTCCAGACACCCCCAAGCAACCTTCCCTGCAGTCTACATCATTTTGGTCCCAAAACCACTTctctaacgggggggggggggggggggggggggggggggcagcagaccCCTCCTCTGCCCACTGGGCTGGTATCCAGAGGAGCTGAAcccggagcagggagggggatctGTCCTCATAACCTCCCCCATGAGTTCTGCACCACCCTGCCCCAGGATAATAGTCCTCTGACTTGAAGATCCCCCCTGCGGCCGCTCGCCTCACCCCGCCCGCTCCCCaacactgcccccccacccccggaccgctcGCCTCACCCCGccctctccccagcactgggccccccccccggaccgCTCGCCTCACCCCgccctctccccagcactgccccccccccggccactcGCCTCACCCCgccctctccccagcactgcccccccccgggccacTCGCCTCACCCCgccctctccccagcactgccccccccccggaccgcTCGCCTCACCCCTCCCCAACACTGGGCCCCCCCGGGCCGCTCGCCTCACCCCgccctctccccagcactgccccccccgggccacTCGCCTCACCCCgccctctccccagcactgccccccccccccggaccgctCGCCTCACCCCTCCCCAACACTGGGCCCCCCCGGGCCGCTCGCCTCACCCCGCCCGCCCCTGCCGGGACTGAGACCCCCCCCGGACCGctcacctcacccccccccccgcccgcccgcccctgCGGGGACTGAGACCCCCCCCCGGCCGCTCGCCTTATTGCCCGGCTCGACGAGGCGCAGCACCGGGTGCTGCTGTAGGAAGCGCTGAACCTCCGCGGGCACCTCGCACATGATGGCGCTGGAGGGCGGCGGAGCCCGGACTCCCCCTGCTCCGGCCCGGCCCTCACGCGGGGGCAGCCGGGCAGCCCACGGTACGGCCCCAACCGGAAGTCAGGGAAGCCCGGAGCCTCTGGGAGCCGGAACCATAGAGAGCAGAGGGCCGGATGGACACCGCCGACTTCCGGTGGGAGCCGGAAGAGGAAGCGGTGGAGGGGGCGCGCGGAGGTGGTGCCCAGCTGCTGCGGGTCACCCCGGCAGGGCCGCCATGGCCGGCTGGACCCGGTTGCTGCGCGAGGCCGGCGCCCAGGTAAGAGCCCGGGGCCCAGGCGGCGCCGCCGGGGCCCATCGCTACGGCAGGGTCCGGGCTTGCCCCGCGTGGCCGGGCCGCCTGACAAGGCTCAGTCTCGCCCGCTCTCTGCGgccaggcggggccaggggctgaGCGCTGTGTGTGGCCGCCTGCCCCTCGATCCTGCCGCAAGCTGGGGGGACGCTGGCACCCGGCCAGGCGTCTCCTCGCCCTGTCGCCGGAGCTCGGCGCTGCGCAGTGTCTGCTGACGAGATGGAGGCCATGGGCGTGATCTGTGTTGTTAGGTTCGGTGTATAGTTTGTGGGCCCCTAGTGGTGTCGggaaggtaggtgtgtgtgtgtgtgtgtgtgtgtgggggggggttattATGAAAGAGACGCGGCTTGTTTCCAGCTGTGGCAGTCTGAACAGAGAGTGAGGCTTGTTAAAATATCCCATTGAAACACAACCGGGGAGGACGGGGGAGCATTCATCACAAAAGGGAGCGTGTATAACGACTGCtgtaaatagcaacagagggtcctgtggcacctttaagactaacagaagtattgggagcataagctttggtgggtaagaacctcacttcttcagatgcaagaagaagaagtgaggttcttacccacgaaagcttatgctcccaatacttctgttagtcttaaaggtgccacaggaccctctgttgctttttacagattcagactaacacagctacccctctgatacttgactgctGTAAATGAATCCTCATCTGTCTGGTCTCTTAAAAATCATCCAGAACTTTAGTCAGTTCCAAAACCTTCTAATGATACATTTGATTATATTATAAGTGTTAATTATTGCATTATTAATAGCACTGTGTGCCTCCAAAGTACTTAGTTAATGTTCCAGGCTTCATGTAGGCTTAGGCTAATGTGCTGAGTGCATCCTGGTTGATCTGCTTGCATCTGCAGTCACTGCACCACTTTTGGAGTTTATTCATTTTTTGTGAATTAGATGTTGAGCTTGTGAGATGACTGAAGGATATAGATAAATGGGACATCTTGTGTCAGGgattaagccagtggttctcaaacttttgtaccggtgacccctttcacacagcaagcctctgagtgcgacccccccttataaattaaaaacttgtttttatatattatataaatgctggatgcaaagcagggcttggggtggaggctgacagctcacgaccccccatgtaataaccttgtgaccccctgaggggtcctgacccccagtttgagaacccctggattaagCCATCCAGTAGCATTCAGATCTAAATGAAGGTAGTTCTAAAATACTGACTAATAACGACTGACAGCTGTCAATCTGTTGTTAACCAACATGATGATGTTGGTGGGAGACTAAGTATTTGAGTCTGGCCATGTCTGTTAAATGGTAATATGCCAACTGGTTTAATGAAGCTCAAAAGTTATGAGGTACCAGAACTCTGATGGCATTTATATTAAGATGTTCCTAATTGTTGTGTTAAGAAACAGCATCCTAATTTGTTCTGTCTCATTTCTAATATAGAATGATGTGAAGGCAAAGAGCAGTCATCATTGAACTATATTCCTACAATtgaaattggattttaaattcttTGTATTGTAATCTAAACTAGAACGAGTTAGGGATGATGGTTCAGATGAACCTTTTCCCCAGCAAATAAAATCAGCTTATAAGGTCACTATGACAACCATTATCATGTGGGACTAATTGCAAAGTAGAGCCGCTACAAGATGTCTCTCATTTTGTTTAGATACCAAACTGTTTGGTCAGAAGAAATTTTTTTGGATATCCTCTTACTAAAGCACATTCTGGTCTGGTTCAGCAAAATAAAGGTAAGGAAGAATTTTTTGGGTCCTACTCCATTTGTCTTATTCCAGAAGGTATCATATTTTGAGCAGCCTTGTACCTATGCTCCATTGCAACAATATTTGGTATGAGGAGAGTGAAAAAAGGAATAGCTTCTGCTTTGGTAGTGggtagttattttattttaaatgtattaggATTCAGTGTAATTAAAAGGCTATTGTCAGACAGAGTTCTTTCACCCACCTCAAGGAATGCTGGGAAGACTAACTAATTATAAAGCTCTCTGAAGATGAAAATCTCCAAGTATCCTATTAATAGATACATTatataatgtaaataaaatagCTGACTAGCATTAAGCCAATAGAATGGTAGCTTTGGCGCATGTTCACCTTCTGTTTGTGATGGTGCAAACCCTGCAGGAATTTAGCTGGGTCCTTACTGCACAAATCCTGTTTCTCATTTTAATGTATTCCAGAGATTTGCTGGAGACCCTGCAGACGTAGAAGTTCCACAACTGCTTCTGCTAAATCTGAAGAGGATGTCTTCTTCAAGTGGGGCCTTTTACTGATCCCCCTCACCACATTTTGTCTTGGTACATGGCAGGTAAATATCACCATTTCATTCTCCTGAGATATCTGAGCACTTGGGAAGGAGTGGGAACTGTTCAGGATGGTGCATGGCCTAACTCAAAGACATGGCCCTCTTAAGTGACAACATAGAGGTTGGCCAACCCCCAAAtttgaccccccccacacactttttttctgtgtgtctATTGGCAAATTCCATGCAAGTTTGAGGATGGGAGATTCATTTTCCTTAAACCCACGCttcagtactttttttttctccctaaaaTGTAGTGGTCTCACTTTTCATATCACAATCTTTCCTGTAATAGACCAATGTGACCCAGGATGGAGGGATCCTGATGATGAGATGGGATTTCCTTTCCAAATTTGCAAGAACTCATTATAAACAGTTCCCATGTATATGACACTGCTGTGCTCTACTACTTGTGTGTTTGTGCATTCCCAGGTTCAGCGTCGGAAGTGGAAGCTAAAATTGATAGCAGATTTGGAGTCAAGAGTTGCATCAGAGCCCATTCCTCTGCCTACAGAGTAAGTGTGAGAGTTGGGTTGCTACTGTTTGTTTATGCAGCTCCAACTATGTGCTAGGAACTTTAGACGTGATCCTTGCCCCCAGGAACTTACTAGATGACATACAAATGAAGGGATGCCACAAAAAGCAATGTGGACAAGAAGGGAAGGAAGGTAAACGTCATGTTAGTTCCATTCTTTTAAATAGGGATCGGGAGCACGTCCCTGGGAGAGGCATCATGCAGTGCCATAAATATATgccgtacacctctaccccaatataacacaaattcggatataacgcggtaaagcagtgctctggggggcggggctgcacactctagCGGAtcgaagcaagttcgatataacgtggtaagattttttgactcccgagaacaccgttctatcggggtagaggtgtacttttaaaGACATGCAAAAGGGCATGGTCCCCATCTTGCAGAGTTTGCAGTATAGTTCAGACAAGTATGATTCACAGGATGACCACTCTGGGGCAGGAAGCTATTGGAAGTATTGCGGGGGATGAGATCCAATAGAAGGGACTTAAAGAAGAGACAGTGCTTGGGATTCGATCCAAAGCcccctaaagtcaatggaaagattcccattgatttcagagggccTTGGATCATGCCTTCAGTACCTGGCTTCTGCCGAGCATGGTTTCTCAGATGGAGGAAAGCAGTGTGGGAGAAGGGTTCTATTAGATCATATGGCCATCCAATACTGACTGTGAAAACATTCCCAATTTGTGCAAGTTCGGGGattgagaagggaagggaaatctCTCCTGTTGGTTTGGCATCTACGTGCTGTGTTAGCAGGAAGCAGACCCTCCTCCTCTCTGACTGGTGTTTGGCTAGCTGGGTCATAGAAGAGATGTTTGGGTGCAAGTGGCATGGAAGAGAGGCAACTGATTTATGCATCTGTGGATGCACTCAGAATACTACTGACTGATCTTACTGTGAATTGATGTAACCTCTTCTCTTGTGCTACTAAATTATGAAGCCAGCTGTTTAGCTCAGTGgcattccccccacctccaccccttctTTCCACTGTTGCTGATGCCTTCTTTGCTTTACTTGCCACCTTGCAAATTGGTCCGTGGGGGAATAACAGGAAGGAGATAAATCTTAAATGAAATTATGGAACTAACTGCATCTTTCATCTCAGTGCATCAtgtttccctgcagccccatggAGCTAAAGGAACTGGAGTACAGGTCTGTAAAGGCTCGAGGGTATTTCGACCACTCCAAGGAGCTCTATATTTTGCCACGTTCCTTGGTGGATCCTGAACgagaggccagagaagctggACTGCTGACATCCAACCCACAGAGTGGAGTAAATGTCATTACTCCCTTCTACTGCACAGACCTGGGGTATGTTCAGATACTAACTAGAGAATCATGTGTATTACTGCTGTGCTACAGGCAGGCAACTGAACCCCTGAAGCATGTGTTGCTTTCGCCTCCCCTCCAAAGGTTGACTTGCAGCAGTTGGACTTCTTGTATAAATCATTCTTTTCCCCTTATAAGAATCTTCCTGATAACCAGTAGGGCCACTGAGCCTTGACTCCTAATTGTTGATTACAGTgcgttttaaatacatttaatggACTAAAAAAAGTGGCCACCAAACGCTTGGCTTGCTACTCTCCTTGGTATGTAGTTCAGGAAGTAGAGGAAGGTGATCGGAGTTCTGCTTTTGCTTGGGAaggactttttcttttcttcttctgtttttaTATGTAACTATAGGATCACAATTCTAGTCAATCGAGGATTTGTCCCTAAAAGGAAGGTGAAACCAGAGACCAGACTGAAAGGACAGGTAAGAGGAATAGAGTAAAACCTCACTAGTTAGAGTTCTGCTCTGTGACTGTCTGGGAGAAGCTGTTAATATGTCAAATAAGACTAGATGCGTTTGGCACCGTAGTAGATCATGTGACTATGCAATATCTTGAAGTGGAGGGATGCATTGTACTTCTCAAAGCAGgtgggctttttttcccccattggcTTGAAGGAATGTGGTGCTCTTTAAAATTAGAAACTGATACTGATTTGCCTATTCCCCTGCTACACTGCACACGTCTCTGTCTTGACCTGCGGGACCACCAGTTGTCCCCTCTGTGGGCCTCGGATGGTGCTGGAGTTTTATGACCCAGATAAATATTCACCAGGGCCCAAGTGGATTTTGAAAAAAGAATAAGCTGCAAAGAAATCTgctattggttttttttttcccttcctttagaTCCGAGATGAAATAGACCTTGTTGGGGTGGTGAGGCTGTCAGAAACCCGGAAGCCTTTTGTGCCTGAAAACAACATAGAAAAGAACCGCTGGCATTACCGTGACCTGGAGGCTATGGCGAGGGTGACTGGCGCTGAGCCCATCTTTATCGATGCAGATTTCAGTAAGACAAAGAGCTAGATTCCCCTATCTTTTGTCCAATTTACATGGGACTATCCCCTCCTCAGTTTGAGACTGGTCTAGTGTGTCTCTTGCCCTGAAATCTGAGATACCTGTGGGAGACTGAGAAGTACTAGTGCAGTAACTGACCGAAGTACTTTGCTTATTTTTCTTAGTATAAAAATGATATTAATTTGCTAACTGGCTTAGACTTTAGTGCACTTCTCTAGAGACCCAATTACTTACCTCAGGCATTTCAAGACAGTAGGCTGGGCACAGAGGTATTGCACCTCTATCTTTGTTTCCTGTATTTTGCCAAGTTTACTGTCTTGAATAAGATTACCAGCACTGCAGAATGACAACTCAGTATGAAAAGGTGCATGAGAATTCTATGCTCTCACTTCCAGTCATACAGCAAGGGGCCAAGCCAACACCCATGCAGAGATAAGAACACCCGTTCCATGTGCATGGGCTCAAGAAGGAAACAGCACCAGTTATAGAATGCTGCTGCTACAGCAAAAATATGCTTTATATTCACCATTGAGCTCCCAGGGAAGAGTCAACTCTACAGCTGCAGTAGGTTTTGTAAATAACTCAAGAAACTTGTAGGCACAGTAAGCAAGAGGATGGGGAGAGACTGACCCCCATTGTAGTTCTGATTCTAGAACAGTCACGTGCGATGCAGACTATTAATTTATATTACCATAGACCAAgcccccattgtgcttggtgttgtacaaacactATTTTTTAAGCATGTTTTAATCTGTGGCACCATATTGTACTTATAGGGAGCACAGTCCCAGGGGGACCCATTGGAGGCCAGACAAGAGTGACCTTGAGGAATGAACATATGCAATACGTGATTACCTGGTAAGCCCTGCATTTACTATTACTTTAGCTTCCAGAGTTTAAATTGGCTGACTTACGCAACACTGGGTGGGCTGAAAGCGAGGGAGTTAACAGCATTGACTAGAAAATATCTGGCTTTTCTAATGCTTCACTTTGTGGCCTGTGACAAGTCACTTAAGGAAATGGAGACACAGAAaggctatctgtaaaatgagttttttttttaaggcctaaCGCATGGAGATCTGTGGATGGCAGATGCTCCAGTAATCCAAGTTGCAGCTGCAGAGCAGTATAATATTGTAAcagccaaccctcctcctttaaagTCACCCGCTGAAGCTGGTTTGTTCCCTTTCTGACTGGCTCTTCCATTCCCATTTGCAGGTATGGCTTATGTGCTGCAACATCCTACATGTGGTACAAAAAGTTCATACAAAAAATACCCCTCTGAGAGAAGGCCCTCTGTGGGTCACTCCTCGATGCAACACAGACAAGACCTCAAGCTCTCAGGAGAGCCACAGAGAAGAAACTGGCCTGGCTGTGAAAGAACCAGAATTCACAAATTGCAAATTTCATTTGAGTCTTCAACCCAAGCTGGCTCTGGCCTATCACGTGCTTGTTGTGACTGTGTTGCTCTGTAAATCAATGCAGCTAGTGGACTGCCATAAAACTGTTGATCAGATTCTGTACAAGAAATCTGTAAAGCCAGATGTTCTAGCAGCGTGAGTCTGGCCACTCAGTGGAAATTGGTTGTAGCTACTTCTTGGAAACATTGAGCTTTGGATTCTCAGGCACATTTGAGCTGCAGCTATTAAGACAAACTCTTATTGAACCAGAGAGGGTGATTTAGATGAGGTTTAAACTTAAGCCAAGGTTGGGTAGTGCTTAGGCCATGACTTCCTTGCCTGTTTTCgcagagggtggggaagaaatattttcaaattgaGTGCTTTCACCTGGTACAGGTGGTAATTCAGGAAATGCTTTTATCAATCACAAGGTATGAGGTGCAATTTGAGTATTTCTGTCATGACTGTAGAGAGAAACTATTAGAAATACCTCCTTTAAAGTTCACTCATGATCCAATGAATCAGCTCCTCTGGATTGTTTTGTTAAAGAATGCACTTTACAGGGGAAGGTGTGCAGATGagtaaataaagggctctttgtACATGTGGTCTTTTGCTCTGTGTATATCTGAACCAAGAACTCACCATGTTTTAACAGCTAGGGCAGATTAGACCCTCTGCACTTAAGCTTCCTTAACTTATTGGGGTAGGTGCTATAATACTCATTGTTTCGGTAGCCCTAGCATTATGCTGACAGTGTCTAAGTCCCACCAGCATTGACTAGGGGTTCTTTCACCTATCTTACTTTTGGAGCCCACTCTGGTAGATATGGTCTAAGCATGCCTAAACTTACACAAGGGATGGGAGGGTGCAACCCTTAACATTTAGTCCTGTGCAGGATACTGTAGTAAcctgacaccccctcctcccccatcctatAAATGCAAAGCGTAACTAGCTTCCTTTGAGAGGCAGGACTTAGTTAACACCAGTTTTGTAGTGGCTAGCTTATGCatcctggcttttgtgaatcccattcttcaGTACCTAGGCTCCCTCTACAATATTCAGAGTTAAGTGCTAACCTGTAGGTTGTGAATAGCAGTGGGCTAGTTCTGCACCTTAGACACAGGGCTTCCTTTATATTAACTGATAAAAGCCTAGCTACAAAAAAGTGGAGGCAGCATTTATCCAATAACCACCAAAAATGGCTACCTGTATCTAAGAGCTTGTCCACACAGAGCAGTAATGCATACTACAgcagtgtgatttctaaagcacactaacagttccctagtgcacttaaTGCAGGTTGAAAGAGTACTACACTAAAATGCACAAAAGATGACTCATTCCAGTAGCACATACTGTACATTCATTACATGTACAAAGggctactcctgagggcattctgtgccaactATTTCTAAAACTCCGCAAATTTTgtcaaatgtggaggctccagcatggtatTGGGGAGTATAGGCCACTAGGTGCCCAGGTGTGAAAGATCACTGTGCAGGGATCTAGGTGGGGGTtaagggttctgtgtggggcaatctgacTGCAGGTGGCTCAGGAGGGGGGGAAGACCTAGATTcataggggcttgttggggggggttCTAGGTGCAATGGTAAAGGGATACTGTGGGGGGGGCTCTTGGTACAGTTGGTTGGGGCTTAATGTGGTGGGGGTCCAGCAGTGGAGCTCATCAGGGGTGAGGCTCAGTGAGAGGGTTTGGATATGGGGGACAGGTGCCTGTaaagggatccctccccctgcagctgaggagccatggggagggtctgcttcagccccagatgtcctacaggggaaaaggaagtcccatccttcccagcccagctgggactagcagctgggcCCAGTGTAGGAGCCACTTGCCCTGTCTTCTCCAGGCCCACTCCTTGCCCCAGTGACTTACCTCTCTGGCCACTGCCCTGGGCCTCTATAACATACtcctggggagggtcacatgactgctCTTATGGCTTCCCCCACAGAAAGTCACTTTTCTTCAGGGAAACAAATCTGTGGCAGACAAATTCTGCACCTGGGTAGTGGTGCAGCACTCCCCCAGAAGTAAAAGAGCCTAAACACAGAGCTTTGGGCATCTACATCAAACTCAAAAATTGAAAATACTAAACCCTGGAAAACAGAAGTGCCCTCTTGACATTTACTACAGTAAAGCTTGAGACCATAAGCAGGGCTTGACTCAGATTTAAAAAGTAATGATGTTGATTAAGTTATGTAGCTGACATACCTAAGGCAAAGTCAAGTGAAAATAGTTGACTAGAGCCAGCTTGGTACATATCTAGTCATGGTTAGTGTATCACACTTAAAAAACTAGCATGAGCTAGATAAACTAGCTTTTAAGGCTCAGGCCTGGCCTACAGTCATGTAGCATCATAGCTTGTACAGACATAAGCCATACCTGCAGCCCCAGTAGGAATTATGCTGCTTTAGCTTTCACCAAACCTCTATTGCTTTCAGACAAAGCCACAATAAATGGCCGGGGAAGGACTCTTACAAGAGCCAGAAGGAAAATCCCCCATTTTACAAGTTGTGTACTGATAAAGAGATGAAGTGCCTCACTGCACACGAGCTACAGGTTTAGTTCCAAGCTTTGCAACTGGAGTCCTGAGGCCCAGTGCACTGCCACAGGTACAAGTCCATTGTTAAAGCAAAGAGCAGGCTATGCATACACAGTGCATTTAAAGTTAATTTTTCTGGTGAAGTTCTCCAGCATATAAGTATTAAGGCAGAAGTTGCCCAGCACACTACAGAAGACTGGCAGCAAGGGGTGAAGTGGTTTCTAGTTTAGTGAGTCTTTGCAGTAGATTCAGTAGCTTCCTTTTCATTAACTAGGTTTACACTCCCATCACTAGGGGACTGATGAACACTCAAAATGGCTATTCAGTTCTTGTCTTAAGTAAATGCTAAGACTACTCAAGTGCTTTAATACTAGCTTCTTTCTGAAGCCCATCCCACAGCAGACACCATGCTGAAACAttgttttagattttattttttatgtacaGAAAAATGCAAGTCCAGTACACTTAGCCCAGCTTGGTGGCTAGTTCTTTAGCCTTGGCTTTCTCAAGCTTGGCAATGCGAGCCACTGATTTTGGCCCCAACACATTACCACCCCAGTGACGACGGATCTGGAggaaaaaagattcagaaaaataGGTTAGGCACCCTTTCCCAGTAAGTCCAGCATAAGTGATTAGAATGATCAGTTAACCCTTTATCCCCCAGCATGGAACTTTAGTAGTTCAGTTCCTGCATGAATTTATGGCAGTCAGAAGTCATTGACTTCAGGTTCCAGATGTTTATTTGGCAACTACATCACATCTCCCCCACATGATGGATTTACTAAGAAGATAGTGATTTTTCACAAAGACTGAGAAAAGAATGGGATAGAAAGACTTCCATTTCAGGAAGTGAGTTCATTGAAAATGTGTACATAATTGATATGAAAGAAGAAACACTTGACTAACAGTGAAATATGATATGAACTGGTATCCTGGGAGCTGTAATTTTAACTCCAGAAGTCCTGGTTCTGGAAGGCAGACTGCAAAGTTCCTATGCAAAGGACCAAAACCTTCTGTATGCAGAAGTTTGGGCCTGTCAGACAGCTTTGGTTTATTTCTAGCTACTTGCATCTAAATCTGCATAGTTTTCAGCTTCTGTCCAATAACATTTTTTCAATGAATCTGGAAGTGTATGGGCTCAAGACAGATGTTGACAAAAGGGCCAGTGGCACTGAAATTCTTACCTCATCATATCTGTCATTGTAGTTGGTCTTGACAGCCTCAACCAACTTGGCTAGGGCTCCTTTATCCTCACTGTGATGAGATGCTAGTGTTAGTTCCTTTGGAACACCAACAGAAATAATAGCAGCATTTTCTGAGGAACCTTTTGTCTCAGGGTTAAAAAGCTCTTAATGCCACATGATTTTTCAGGTGAAGAAATTCTATACACATCATTGGCAAAAGGTCCACCTCTACTATTGAAACTACCATTTAGCATTGCCTCTCCATGCAACAGACTGACAATACTTTACAACTATTCCCCCTCCCTGACAGGgaatcagagcccaggctccagcctgaccccagatgtctacaatgcaattctAAAACCCCACAGTCCAAGCCTGAATCAACTGTCCTGGACCACCACAGCCATAGGtcttattgctgtgtagacatatcccgaGTTACACCTGTATTAGCAATGGTTTTTAATCAGGTCCCATATAttgttcagtttgtttttttaagtctgtAGGTACTTAATCTTCCAAGGAAAAACCCACACCAGATCTCTATTCTAgactgtcttcccctcccacccacccccaatctTTAACTATGGGGATTAGCTGTATGCTCTCTGCTTCTGAACTGAAGAAATTTAGATTCTTAGAAAGAATGAAAAGAAACACTTACGGGTTAACCTGTGTGAAGGCAACACTGGTGCAGGTCTTTCTGTGGACCAGCCGCCCCAGTCTGGCCTTGCCCTTGATGATACAGTACGGAACTCCCATTTTGCGGCACAAGGCAGGCAGGAAGACCACCAACT contains:
- the LOC128825303 gene encoding surfeit locus protein 1, giving the protein MAGWTRLLREAGAQIPNCLVRRNFFGYPLTKAHSGLVQQNKEICWRPCRRRSSTTASAKSEEDVFFKWGLLLIPLTTFCLGTWQVQRRKWKLKLIADLESRVASEPIPLPTDPMELKELEYRSVKARGYFDHSKELYILPRSLVDPEREAREAGLLTSNPQSGVNVITPFYCTDLGITILVNRGFVPKRKVKPETRLKGQIRDEIDLVGVVRLSETRKPFVPENNIEKNRWHYRDLEAMARVTGAEPIFIDADFRSTVPGGPIGGQTRVTLRNEHMQYVITWYGLCAATSYMWYKKFIQKIPL